One part of the Francisella adeliensis genome encodes these proteins:
- a CDS encoding PulJ/GspJ family protein: MSRLRAKRLKLSNQSGMSLIETTISSGILLFILSSSFLVINTTVSTSSVVERKVELSQRLDAKVDRYLVTGRFNAVPVESDEFEQVKSSNPKIAKFEAKDKDFNVKISREVLKV, encoded by the coding sequence ATGAGTAGGTTAAGAGCTAAAAGACTTAAACTTAGCAATCAATCTGGGATGTCACTGATTGAAACTACTATTTCTTCAGGTATTTTATTGTTTATATTGTCTTCATCTTTTCTGGTAATTAATACAACTGTTAGTACGTCATCTGTTGTAGAGAGAAAAGTAGAGTTATCTCAACGTCTAGATGCCAAAGTTGATAGGTATTTAGTTACTGGAAGGTTTAATGCAGTACCAGTTGAGTCAGATGAGTTTGAGCAAGTTAAATCCTCAAACCCTAAAATTGCTAAATTCGAAGCAAAAGATAAAGACTTTAATGTCAAAATATCGAGAGAAGTTTTGAAGGTGTGA
- a CDS encoding bifunctional metallophosphatase/5'-nucleotidase has protein sequence MKKYFIAFVLCTTSLLGFAEDDITVLSLNDFHGQVEPHKDMVGAAKIATFVKDYRKTHPNLVVVAAGDNYQGTAISNISHGDVVNDFFDYIGVKYSAVGNHDFDYGQKWFKHWYKASDVRFLAANISYVNDSLTGYVKRLFSGDNSLDYIKPFGYETFENGKTIYFVGLSTLETPKTTAEKHISNLHFTNPVYAANKWIRYIHNYREHNLPKPDTIVLLTHIPTEQVDNNILYKKNSALGNQSEIYAVVNGVKGITAVLTGHSHEFVNGFKNNIAVEQGESQGKDISVLHYDCHTTDVCKVTPEVINLAKVTKDLADDKEVNAIIEKYNSSVKDELEKVITTAPKPLSDKTQDGHYNVPLTYTLANIMKVDTHSDVALLNTHGVRRSLPSGNISYSMIYEVMPFDNMVVTMDIKGSNLLDLVKHSLQFIGDEQSGIFAGVKIALNKDSSIKSTTINNKPLDKNKYYKLATIDFLVSGGDGFIFKGFKNYKDTSIPVREVIVSYWQGKTAHIAKGWQNVAFEG, from the coding sequence ATGAAAAAATATTTTATAGCTTTTGTATTATGTACTACTTCCTTACTTGGGTTTGCTGAAGATGATATTACAGTTTTATCTTTGAATGATTTTCATGGGCAGGTTGAACCACATAAAGATATGGTTGGAGCAGCTAAGATAGCAACTTTTGTAAAAGATTATCGAAAAACACACCCAAATTTAGTAGTTGTAGCGGCTGGTGATAATTATCAAGGTACAGCAATTTCAAATATTTCTCATGGTGATGTAGTTAACGACTTCTTTGACTATATAGGTGTGAAGTACTCAGCTGTTGGTAACCATGACTTTGACTATGGACAAAAATGGTTTAAGCATTGGTACAAGGCTAGTGATGTAAGGTTTTTAGCTGCTAATATTAGTTATGTAAATGATTCTTTAACAGGGTATGTTAAAAGACTTTTCTCTGGCGATAATTCGTTAGATTATATAAAGCCATTTGGCTATGAGACTTTTGAAAATGGAAAAACTATATATTTTGTTGGACTATCAACATTAGAAACTCCTAAAACTACAGCAGAGAAGCATATTTCAAATCTTCATTTTACTAATCCTGTTTATGCTGCAAATAAGTGGATTAGATATATTCATAACTATAGAGAACATAATTTACCAAAACCAGATACTATAGTTCTTTTAACGCATATTCCTACAGAGCAGGTTGATAACAATATCCTTTACAAGAAAAATAGTGCGTTAGGCAATCAGTCTGAGATATATGCTGTTGTAAATGGGGTTAAGGGTATTACAGCTGTTTTGACTGGGCATAGCCATGAGTTTGTTAATGGTTTCAAAAATAACATCGCCGTAGAGCAAGGTGAAAGCCAAGGTAAAGATATAAGCGTGCTTCACTATGATTGTCATACAACAGATGTCTGTAAAGTAACACCAGAAGTTATAAATCTTGCTAAGGTAACTAAAGATCTCGCTGATGATAAAGAAGTGAATGCTATTATTGAAAAATATAATTCTAGTGTTAAGGATGAGCTTGAGAAAGTTATTACAACAGCTCCTAAGCCACTTTCTGATAAAACACAAGATGGGCATTATAATGTGCCTCTAACATACACTCTAGCTAATATCATGAAAGTTGATACTCATAGTGATGTCGCATTACTAAATACTCACGGTGTGCGCAGATCTTTGCCTAGTGGTAATATATCTTATAGCATGATTTATGAAGTAATGCCTTTTGATAATATGGTTGTTACAATGGATATTAAAGGTTCAAACCTACTGGATTTAGTTAAACATAGCCTACAATTTATTGGTGACGAGCAGAGTGGTATTTTTGCTGGAGTTAAGATAGCTCTTAATAAAGATAGCTCAATTAAAAGCACTACGATAAACAACAAACCTTTAGATAAAAATAAGTACTATAAATTAGCTACTATTGATTTTCTTGTTAGTGGTGGTGATGGTTTTATTTTCAAAGGCTTTAAAAACTATAAAGATACAAGCATCCCGGTTAGAGAGGTTATTGTTAGCTATTGGCAAGGTAAAACAGCTCATATAGCAAAAGGTTGGCAGAATGTAGCTTTTGAAGGTTAA
- a CDS encoding peptide MFS transporter, whose protein sequence is MLNYLKKHPKGLWILCGIEIWERFSYYGMRAILILYLTSEFYGMSDTKAYLTYGSYVAFVYMAPLIGGYVSDVYLGHTRSVKYGCITILIGHLLLSLDVSFFLGLGFVVVGTGFFKSAMNVNIGELYQGKEELKDSGYTLFYMCVNLGGALATLSVPLIALYLGWHAGFITAAGGMALGLLILTIGQHKNLVPQDHIDPTSKTKLITLVLTICAGVVFAYLINNASNTAYILYSLSILALGYLAYRGYKGGQVYIKSISAVVIISIVIMFFWVLFEQTATSLVLFNKRFVDLHLFGMKISAANINVINNISIVCLSPLFAFIWNKWNISVFTKMGLGIIITGSAMGVFGFAAFTAMHGSLAPLLFIVLGIVLVTVGELCCSPTGLAAISKIAPTDIAALLFGVWGIKSGISNFLAGYVATFTDKKSVTSDLVIQAKAFFDVYLYLAVSAIIIGLIVISLSKAFNKAFNI, encoded by the coding sequence ATGCTTAATTATCTTAAAAAACATCCTAAAGGTTTATGGATTTTATGCGGTATTGAAATATGGGAGCGATTTAGCTACTACGGAATGAGAGCTATACTTATTCTCTATCTCACAAGCGAATTTTATGGCATGAGTGATACTAAAGCCTACCTTACTTATGGTAGTTATGTAGCATTTGTATATATGGCTCCGCTTATAGGTGGTTATGTGTCCGATGTATATCTTGGTCATACTCGTAGTGTAAAGTATGGCTGCATCACTATACTTATTGGTCATTTGCTATTATCTCTTGATGTGTCATTTTTTTTAGGTCTTGGGTTTGTTGTAGTTGGTACAGGCTTCTTTAAATCAGCAATGAACGTAAATATTGGTGAATTATATCAGGGCAAAGAAGAGCTTAAAGACAGTGGATACACCCTTTTTTACATGTGTGTAAATTTAGGTGGAGCATTAGCAACTCTTTCTGTGCCTTTAATCGCACTATATTTAGGTTGGCATGCAGGTTTTATAACTGCAGCTGGAGGGATGGCTCTAGGCTTACTAATATTAACTATTGGCCAACATAAAAACCTAGTACCACAAGATCATATAGACCCAACAAGCAAAACAAAACTTATAACACTAGTCTTAACTATTTGTGCAGGTGTAGTTTTTGCTTATCTAATTAACAATGCTAGCAACACTGCCTATATACTATACAGCTTAAGCATTCTAGCATTAGGCTATCTTGCTTATAGAGGCTATAAAGGTGGTCAAGTTTATATAAAATCAATATCTGCTGTTGTTATAATATCTATTGTAATAATGTTTTTTTGGGTCTTATTTGAACAAACAGCGACAAGCCTAGTTTTATTTAATAAGCGTTTTGTTGATTTGCATTTGTTTGGGATGAAAATCTCTGCAGCAAATATAAATGTTATCAACAATATATCTATTGTGTGTTTATCACCATTATTTGCGTTTATTTGGAATAAGTGGAATATATCTGTATTTACAAAAATGGGACTAGGAATAATCATAACAGGTTCTGCTATGGGAGTGTTTGGGTTTGCTGCTTTTACTGCTATGCATGGAAGTTTAGCACCTTTACTCTTCATAGTACTTGGTATTGTACTTGTAACAGTCGGAGAGCTATGCTGTAGCCCAACAGGACTTGCTGCTATTAGTAAGATAGCTCCTACAGATATAGCAGCATTACTATTTGGAGTTTGGGGTATTAAATCTGGAATTAGTAACTTTTTAGCAGGATATGTTGCAACATTTACAGATAAGAAAAGTGTTACAAGCGATTTAGTTATTCAAGCAAAAGCCTTCTTTGATGTTTACCTCTACCTTGCTGTTAGCGCTATTATAATAGGTTTAATAGTAATATCATTATCAAAAGCTTTTAATAAAGCATTTAATATTTAA
- the pheA gene encoding prephenate dehydratase: MIKISFQGEHGAYSEQAITSFLNSNSITDSQTVPCLSFYNAIEATIKKQTDFVIIPVENSLAGSVVPAYDELIKSNLKVKAEIILKIQHCLMGLPNADLSKIESVISHPQALSQCSNSLKKLKLEPEAFADTAGAAKYIFEKKSKNHLAIAGKLAAETYDLEIIQSEFEDEHFNYTRFLVMGREDIIDVKKDNKKTTIIFSVEDKANALVEILSIFGEYDINLTKIESRPSRDRAWDYLFFIDFEGSEDDDKIQLALLKILKKSTFLRVLGSYETYQYE; this comes from the coding sequence ATGATAAAAATATCGTTTCAAGGTGAGCATGGGGCTTATTCTGAACAGGCAATTACTAGCTTTCTTAATTCTAATTCTATAACAGATTCTCAAACAGTACCTTGTTTGAGTTTTTATAATGCTATAGAAGCTACTATAAAAAAACAAACAGATTTTGTAATTATCCCAGTTGAAAATTCATTAGCAGGATCTGTTGTACCAGCTTATGATGAGCTAATAAAAAGCAACCTGAAGGTAAAAGCAGAGATTATTTTAAAAATACAGCACTGTTTAATGGGACTACCTAATGCGGATTTAAGTAAGATAGAAAGTGTAATTTCACATCCACAAGCGTTATCTCAATGCTCAAATAGTCTAAAGAAATTAAAACTTGAACCAGAGGCTTTTGCTGATACTGCTGGAGCAGCTAAGTATATTTTTGAGAAAAAAAGCAAAAATCATCTCGCTATAGCAGGAAAACTTGCTGCAGAGACTTATGACTTAGAAATTATTCAAAGTGAGTTTGAAGATGAGCATTTTAATTATACGCGTTTCTTAGTAATGGGCAGAGAAGATATTATTGATGTTAAAAAAGATAATAAAAAAACAACAATTATATTTTCTGTAGAAGATAAAGCTAATGCCTTAGTTGAAATTTTAAGTATATTTGGTGAATATGATATAAATCTGACAAAAATAGAATCAAGACCATCGCGAGATAGAGCTTGGGATTATCTGTTTTTTATAGATTTTGAAGGCTCTGAAGATGATGATAAAATCCAGTTAGCATTATTGAAAATTCTTAAAAAGAGTACATTTTTGAGAGTTTTAGGATCTTATGAAACATATCAATATGAGTAG
- a CDS encoding L-serine ammonia-lyase translates to MESTFELFSIGVGPSSSHTIGPMRAGCDFVNLNKEHLSKTTRIQIDLYGSLALTGKGHKTDYAVVLGVMGFLPESVDIELAKKLYGNCLTNEKLELNQEYEIDFNYSHDLIFHYDEFLPEHANGMRFSIFNNDKLLASKEYFSIGGGFIVDKSHIKKDEVPTEIVCNKPFKFASMEDLRHLCIQADQSIDQIMFENEKVAYGEKQSLEKLAQIWQVMETSIERGLTCPEAILPGGLKVRKRAPSMLRKLESKGIDKSDFNYLNAYAIAVNEQNACGERVVTAPTNGAAGVIPAVLKYYLENNKFCNQAEQTKAINKYLLITAAIGVLYKSGASISAAEVGCQGEVGVACSMAAAGYCALLGGDIDAIEAAAEIGMEHNLGLTCDPIGGLVQIPCIERNAMGAVQAINAAKLAYLDSGEKRFVGLDYVIKVMLQTGRDMNSKYKETSLGGLAVNVPVC, encoded by the coding sequence ATGGAAAGTACTTTTGAACTTTTTTCTATAGGTGTTGGTCCGTCCTCATCACATACAATTGGTCCTATGCGAGCTGGTTGTGATTTCGTTAACTTAAATAAAGAGCACTTATCTAAAACTACTAGAATACAGATTGACTTATATGGTTCATTGGCACTAACTGGTAAAGGACATAAAACTGATTATGCAGTTGTTTTGGGAGTTATGGGATTTTTACCTGAGTCAGTTGATATTGAGTTGGCTAAAAAACTTTATGGAAACTGCTTAACAAATGAAAAATTAGAATTAAACCAAGAGTATGAAATTGATTTTAATTACAGTCATGATTTAATTTTTCATTATGATGAGTTTTTGCCTGAACATGCTAATGGCATGAGATTTTCTATATTTAATAATGATAAATTACTCGCTAGTAAAGAGTATTTCTCAATTGGTGGAGGCTTTATAGTTGATAAAAGTCATATTAAAAAGGATGAGGTTCCGACAGAGATAGTTTGTAATAAGCCATTTAAGTTTGCGAGTATGGAAGATTTACGCCACTTATGTATCCAAGCTGACCAAAGTATTGACCAGATAATGTTTGAAAATGAAAAGGTTGCTTATGGAGAAAAACAATCGTTGGAGAAATTAGCACAAATATGGCAAGTAATGGAAACATCTATAGAAAGAGGTTTAACTTGTCCAGAAGCTATATTGCCAGGTGGTTTGAAAGTGCGTAAAAGAGCTCCTAGTATGCTTAGAAAACTTGAAAGTAAAGGTATAGATAAAAGTGATTTCAACTATTTAAATGCTTATGCGATAGCAGTAAATGAGCAAAATGCTTGTGGTGAAAGAGTTGTAACTGCTCCTACTAATGGTGCAGCTGGCGTTATCCCAGCAGTACTTAAGTACTATCTTGAGAATAATAAGTTTTGCAATCAAGCAGAGCAAACTAAAGCAATTAATAAATATCTACTAATAACCGCAGCAATTGGTGTTTTATATAAATCTGGAGCCTCAATATCTGCTGCAGAAGTTGGTTGTCAAGGAGAAGTGGGTGTAGCTTGTTCTATGGCAGCAGCTGGATATTGTGCTCTTTTAGGAGGAGATATTGATGCTATAGAAGCTGCAGCTGAAATAGGTATGGAACATAATCTAGGACTTACTTGCGACCCTATAGGCGGGCTTGTTCAAATTCCTTGTATTGAACGAAATGCAATGGGTGCAGTACAAGCTATAAATGCAGCTAAATTAGCATATCTTGATAGTGGCGAAAAACGCTTTGTCGGTTTAGACTATGTGATTAAAGTAATGCTTCAAACAGGCCGGGATATGAATAGTAAATATAAAGAAACATCTCTAGGTGGACTAGCTGTAAATGTTCCAGTTTGTTAA
- a CDS encoding PilW family protein → MFKINRLQKGITLIEILVAMAVSAIVMTMAVSIFLSSKKNYQYTKTVAQNDVKVLNTQELLYSAITNAGLSCKYGTQTQRYINRTTENLNDLNFAVNKSAVRFGDIASIGSYLKYTLPVKSQGLLYQEDSDYIMVKNESLSASLESKPTSYTLNVDNPLEPVANDFLAICNDDEIDIVKATASNNNQIKLAAAPLGDYHRGDYVGKFAVNIFYIADTGEKDKLGHTIEGLFLYTKNGSGLANSQLLISGVSNLKVSFANTYRKKLRWKQIYNTTDLEDVDSSALRITFKIKGKKFEKVILLK, encoded by the coding sequence ATGTTTAAAATTAATAGGTTACAAAAGGGTATAACTCTTATAGAGATTCTTGTCGCTATGGCTGTATCTGCTATAGTTATGACTATGGCTGTAAGCATTTTTTTATCTTCAAAGAAGAATTATCAATATACTAAAACCGTAGCACAGAATGATGTTAAAGTCTTAAATACCCAAGAATTATTATATAGCGCTATAACAAATGCAGGACTGTCTTGTAAGTATGGTACGCAAACACAAAGATATATAAATAGAACTACAGAAAACCTTAATGATTTAAATTTTGCAGTAAATAAATCAGCTGTTAGATTTGGTGATATTGCTAGTATTGGGAGCTATTTAAAATATACACTACCAGTAAAATCTCAAGGACTACTTTATCAAGAGGATAGTGATTATATTATGGTTAAAAATGAGTCATTATCTGCAAGTTTGGAATCTAAACCTACTAGTTATACGCTTAATGTTGACAATCCATTAGAGCCTGTTGCAAATGATTTCTTAGCCATATGCAATGATGATGAGATAGATATTGTCAAGGCAACTGCTTCGAATAATAATCAGATAAAGTTAGCGGCAGCACCATTGGGAGATTATCATAGAGGTGATTATGTAGGAAAGTTTGCAGTAAATATATTCTATATAGCAGATACTGGAGAAAAAGATAAGCTTGGGCATACTATAGAAGGGCTTTTTTTATACACTAAGAATGGTTCAGGTTTGGCTAATAGTCAGCTTTTGATATCAGGAGTTTCTAATTTAAAGGTCAGCTTTGCAAATACTTATCGTAAGAAGTTGAGGTGGAAGCAAATATATAATACTACTGATCTTGAAGATGTTGATTCATCAGCTTTACGGATAACTTTTAAAATAAAGGGTAAAAAGTTTGAAAAAGTTATATTACTTAAATAG
- a CDS encoding DUF6056 family protein, with protein MKKLSFIFLSVLIVGFFLLLNYLQPLRADDFGRAYSDVLVKGLDIYFRAIVSNYIHWTGRISAQALVYLLLSKKYITESVFAINFINAICFYVFIIFSFKSVTFDRIKIISKDFLIYIFFFVFVFYQTGFIANVMWKTAAIQYFWGITLLTIFYYFSIIKKQQSILFAIFTGFFIGLYNEVFVGFSIVICFAYFLDKLLIKESISKNIIYYFVSCVIGGVILVIAPGNYARFDSMSSDHNLSIFMNFINLISQILMTPVNTAVLLVLVVIFISLIFTNKGVKKI; from the coding sequence ATGAAGAAGCTAAGCTTTATATTCCTGAGTGTTTTGATAGTAGGGTTTTTTCTGCTTTTAAACTATCTTCAGCCGTTAAGAGCAGATGATTTTGGTCGAGCATATAGTGATGTGCTTGTGAAAGGTCTTGATATTTATTTTAGAGCTATAGTTTCAAATTATATACACTGGACTGGCCGTATATCAGCACAAGCATTAGTTTATTTGTTATTAAGTAAAAAGTATATTACTGAGTCAGTATTTGCTATTAATTTTATAAATGCGATATGTTTTTATGTCTTTATAATATTTTCATTTAAGTCAGTAACTTTCGATAGGATCAAAATTATTTCTAAAGATTTTTTAATATATATATTCTTTTTTGTATTTGTGTTTTATCAAACTGGTTTTATTGCTAATGTAATGTGGAAAACAGCAGCAATACAGTATTTTTGGGGTATTACACTGCTTACAATATTCTATTATTTCTCAATAATAAAAAAACAGCAAAGTATTTTGTTCGCTATCTTTACGGGATTTTTTATAGGATTGTATAATGAGGTTTTTGTTGGGTTTTCAATTGTTATATGTTTTGCTTATTTTTTAGATAAATTACTAATAAAAGAGAGCATTAGTAAAAATATTATATATTATTTTGTTTCTTGTGTGATTGGAGGGGTTATCTTAGTCATTGCTCCAGGGAATTATGCTCGATTTGATTCAATGTCTAGTGATCATAATTTGTCTATATTTATGAATTTTATAAACTTAATCTCTCAAATACTGATGACTCCTGTTAATACAGCAGTATTGCTAGTATTAGTAGTTATTTTTATTAGTTTGATTTTTACTAATAAAGGTGTTAAAAAAATCTAG
- a CDS encoding DUF6056 family protein: MLKKSRVWIYALACIATFFVLTPIAKTYELNQRVFLIYYAFFFIATFQQFYNHSSIFVEKLNNAFKSIRFVFLVLLLIQLYIMTSVYFTIYKFEIERNQQVTMCLQNNVENPTFPILPESVSATIFLDDITPDENSYNNRAFALFYGFKSVRGKPFM; the protein is encoded by the coding sequence GTGTTAAAAAAATCTAGAGTTTGGATCTATGCATTAGCTTGTATAGCAACTTTTTTTGTTTTAACTCCTATTGCAAAGACTTATGAATTAAATCAACGAGTATTTCTAATTTATTATGCTTTTTTCTTCATTGCAACTTTTCAACAGTTTTATAACCATAGCAGTATTTTTGTAGAAAAATTAAATAATGCTTTTAAGAGTATTAGGTTTGTTTTTTTAGTATTATTATTAATTCAGCTATACATTATGACAAGTGTTTATTTTACTATTTATAAATTTGAAATAGAGCGTAATCAGCAAGTTACAATGTGTTTGCAAAACAATGTTGAAAATCCTACTTTTCCAATACTTCCTGAATCAGTATCTGCAACTATATTTTTAGATGATATTACACCAGATGAAAATAGCTATAATAATAGAGCTTTTGCGCTTTTTTATGGATTTAAAAGTGTTCGAGGAAAGCCATTTATGTGA
- a CDS encoding DUF6056 family protein: protein MIKKYFPSIVIALVIIGYFFFLNFLQPLRADDFGRACTDTLAKGLIMMVHSIQADYGGWTGRVSAQGLIYLLLSKKYILVSTFIVNIVNAISFYVFMLLSFKIVTSDRAKLISKDFLLFSFFFMFIFYQTGFIANVIWKTGAIQYFWGITLLVVLYYVAIEKKRENLILGLLVGSLIGLYNEIFVCVTILLCLAYFLERWVYRECISDTIIAYFVSCAIGGCILIAAPGNYARLDYLSAGAKHISLFSSITNLLGQIVMQPQYTAILLLLVGLFLVLIFSNKEIKKIRALIYSLTFIISIFVLVPVAKSYDLNQRVLLIYYALFFIAAFKQFYKHDSCFVNMLYSCLKKLSWLFAILLLVQLFLISSTYIYFYKFEQSRNQMVEQYHKQGEKNPVLPNLATYMGANVFLDDITSDKQIYNNKAYAEFYGFDSVTGEH, encoded by the coding sequence ATGATAAAAAAATATTTTCCCTCAATAGTTATAGCTTTAGTTATTATTGGGTATTTTTTCTTCCTTAATTTCTTACAACCTTTAAGAGCAGATGATTTTGGTCGTGCTTGTACTGATACTTTGGCTAAAGGCCTTATCATGATGGTACATTCAATACAGGCAGATTATGGTGGTTGGACAGGCAGAGTTTCAGCTCAAGGATTGATATATTTGTTACTAAGTAAAAAATATATTCTAGTATCAACATTTATTGTGAATATAGTTAATGCTATTTCATTTTATGTGTTTATGCTACTTTCATTTAAAATAGTGACCTCAGATAGAGCGAAATTAATTTCTAAAGATTTTTTATTATTTTCATTTTTCTTTATGTTTATTTTTTACCAAACAGGATTTATTGCAAATGTAATTTGGAAGACAGGAGCTATTCAGTATTTCTGGGGTATTACTCTACTTGTTGTTTTGTATTATGTAGCGATTGAAAAAAAGAGAGAAAATTTAATTCTTGGCTTGTTAGTTGGATCATTGATTGGTTTATATAATGAAATTTTTGTGTGTGTCACTATTTTACTCTGTTTAGCGTATTTTCTTGAAAGATGGGTTTATAGAGAGTGTATATCAGATACGATTATTGCCTATTTTGTTTCTTGTGCGATAGGTGGGTGCATTTTAATAGCTGCTCCAGGTAATTATGCGAGATTAGATTATTTATCTGCAGGAGCTAAGCATATATCTTTATTTTCGAGTATCACTAACCTTCTAGGACAAATTGTGATGCAACCACAATATACAGCTATTTTATTATTGCTGGTGGGATTGTTTTTAGTACTAATTTTTTCTAATAAAGAAATTAAAAAAATCAGGGCTTTGATTTACTCGTTAACTTTTATTATCTCAATATTTGTATTAGTTCCTGTAGCAAAATCATATGATCTAAATCAGAGAGTTTTACTTATCTATTACGCATTGTTTTTTATTGCTGCATTTAAACAGTTTTATAAGCATGATAGTTGTTTTGTTAATATGCTATATTCATGCTTAAAGAAACTTAGCTGGTTATTTGCTATTTTATTACTTGTACAATTGTTTTTAATATCAAGTACTTATATTTATTTTTATAAGTTTGAGCAAAGTCGAAACCAGATGGTTGAACAATATCATAAACAAGGTGAGAAAAATCCAGTATTACCTAACTTAGCCACGTATATGGGAGCTAATGTGTTTTTAGATGATATTACTTCAGATAAGCAAATATATAATAATAAAGCATATGCTGAGTTTTATGGTTTTGATAGTGTAACGGGTGAGCATTAG
- a CDS encoding M48 family metallopeptidase encodes MDNINITYRKVKNLKISIANDGAINITSPIGVKESQIYDLIESKKNWIEKHQQRISKNSRYDYSKYTLEEGSIVYFLGREYKVRLIESKQNIVTESEDTILFYANPSVIGNQQFKLQLLEEFYRDRADIILNNLMAKYLKITNQEIERVTIKKTKTRWGSCNYVKKTINLNFDLVLRDIGAIEYVILHEIAHLTHPNHSKEFYNYVESYMPDWKSREKRLK; translated from the coding sequence TTGGATAATATAAATATTACATACCGAAAAGTTAAAAATCTTAAAATATCTATAGCAAATGATGGAGCTATAAATATAACTTCGCCCATAGGAGTTAAAGAATCACAGATATATGATTTGATTGAATCTAAAAAGAATTGGATTGAAAAGCATCAACAAAGAATTTCTAAAAACTCTAGATATGACTATTCAAAATACACATTAGAAGAGGGTAGTATCGTTTATTTTTTAGGGCGTGAATATAAGGTTAGGTTAATTGAATCAAAGCAAAATATAGTAACTGAATCAGAAGATACTATTTTATTCTATGCAAATCCAAGTGTGATAGGCAATCAACAGTTTAAGCTTCAGCTTTTAGAAGAGTTTTATCGAGATAGAGCTGATATCATATTAAACAACCTGATGGCTAAATATCTTAAAATCACAAACCAAGAGATAGAAAGGGTAACTATAAAAAAGACTAAAACTCGTTGGGGTTCGTGTAATTATGTTAAGAAGACTATTAATTTAAATTTTGACTTAGTTCTTCGTGATATAGGGGCTATTGAATATGTCATTCTTCATGAAATAGCTCATCTAACACACCCAAATCATTCAAAAGAATTTTATAATTATGTTGAGAGCTATATGCCTGATTGGAAATCTCGAGAAAAAAGGCTAAAATGA